One window from the genome of Parcubacteria group bacterium ADurb.Bin159 encodes:
- a CDS encoding preprotein translocase subunit SecY: protein MPETITRAFQIKSIRNRILFVVAMLCVFRFAAHIPLPGVDVNALKNFFADNQLLGMLNLLSGGAMSNFSIITLGLGPYITASIIIQLLTMIIPSLGELAQEGQRGQQKINQYTNFVTIPLAMLQSYGMIRLLQSGGTSLIGELKGLSLITAILTMTAGTMFLVWLGELITEKRIGNGVSLLILAGIVERLPISLQQSILTFTSSQIITYIVFILVAILTIVGVVYLTEGERNIPISYARRIRGNRMYGGTDTYLPLRVNPVGMIPIIFAMAIVLIPGFIGQFLSRAASPIIANFGQGLANLFQNQIIYGLVYFALVFAFTYFYTSIVFHPDQISENLQRSGGFIPGIRPGEPTTKYLHSTLQHILLFGALSLGIIAVLPIIVQGIFHITAFTVGGASVLIVVSVILETMEQIKSQIAVYEYEGK from the coding sequence TGGCGATGCTTTGTGTTTTTCGATTTGCTGCCCATATTCCTTTACCCGGGGTGGATGTTAACGCTTTAAAAAATTTTTTCGCTGATAATCAACTTTTAGGGATGCTCAATCTTCTCTCTGGAGGGGCAATGAGCAATTTTTCTATTATCACTCTTGGGCTTGGACCCTACATTACTGCTTCCATTATTATTCAGCTTTTAACAATGATTATTCCTTCGCTTGGAGAATTAGCTCAGGAAGGGCAAAGAGGACAGCAAAAAATTAATCAATATACTAATTTTGTGACTATTCCTTTAGCAATGTTGCAGTCTTATGGAATGATTAGATTATTACAAAGTGGAGGAACTTCTTTAATAGGAGAATTAAAAGGGCTGTCGTTAATAACGGCTATTTTAACCATGACTGCTGGAACAATGTTTTTAGTGTGGCTTGGAGAATTAATTACCGAGAAAAGGATTGGCAATGGCGTCTCGCTTTTAATTTTAGCGGGTATTGTGGAGCGTTTGCCCATATCTTTACAACAATCTATTTTAACCTTTACCTCGAGTCAAATTATTACCTATATTGTTTTTATTTTAGTAGCTATTTTAACTATTGTAGGAGTTGTTTATTTAACTGAAGGGGAGCGTAATATACCAATTTCTTATGCTCGACGCATTAGAGGAAATAGAATGTATGGCGGTACAGATACTTATTTACCTCTACGGGTTAATCCCGTGGGGATGATTCCTATTATTTTTGCTATGGCTATAGTTCTTATTCCGGGATTTATTGGTCAATTTTTATCCCGCGCTGCTTCCCCGATTATAGCTAATTTTGGTCAAGGTTTGGCTAATTTATTTCAAAATCAAATAATTTATGGTTTAGTTTATTTTGCTTTAGTTTTCGCTTTCACTTATTTTTATACTAGTATTGTTTTTCATCCCGACCAAATATCAGAAAACCTTCAACGCTCTGGCGGATTTATTCCCGGAATTCGTCCCGGAGAGCCAACAACTAAATATCTTCATTCTACCTTGCAGCATATTTTACTTTTCGGAGCGCTTTCTTTAGGTATAATTGCTGTTCTGCCTATTATTGTTCAGGGAATATTTCATATTACTGCTTTTACTGTTGGTGGAGCGTCAGTACTTATTGTCGTAAGCGTTATTTTAGAAA